One window from the genome of Treponema sp. OMZ 838 encodes:
- a CDS encoding BrnA antitoxin family protein, which produces MTLSEAKSMLTQQRIEQLKTLAEQPIDTSDIPELTQEEFFKMYRPIKKPLSIRLDSDIIVWLKSYGKGYQSRINTILRNAMAAEKQAAQRR; this is translated from the coding sequence ATGACACTTTCGGAAGCTAAAAGTATGCTTACACAACAGCGGATAGAACAGTTAAAAACACTTGCTGAACAACCGATTGATACATCTGATATTCCGGAGCTAACACAAGAAGAGTTTTTTAAAATGTATCGTCCAATAAAAAAACCGCTTTCAATCCGTCTTGATTCGGACATTATTGTATGGCTTAAATCATACGGTAAGGGGTATCAAAGCCGAATAAATACCATTTTACGCAATGCAATGGCAGCGGAAAAACAAGCAGCACAGCGAAGATAA
- the flgG gene encoding flagellar basal-body rod protein FlgG — MVRSLWTAATGMNSQQANIDTVANNLANVNTSGFKKQRAEFEDLLYQTIRAAGTPATEDTITPVGVEMGHGAKLAATQRNFEQGSLQNTGVSTDVAIAGEGFFRVLQYDGTYAYTRDGSFKIDADRQLVTSNGLRCLPEIIFPENYLPHTIAISQDGRVSVRVGEQDDPVEVGQIELYRFQNPVGLSAQGSNLFRQTPASGQAIAGRPGFNGFGKTEHKFLEMSNVSTVSEMVNMIVAQRAYEFNSKAIQTSDNMLGTAVGLKR; from the coding sequence ATGGTAAGAAGTTTATGGACAGCCGCAACCGGCATGAATAGTCAGCAAGCAAATATCGATACCGTTGCAAACAACCTTGCAAACGTGAATACCAGCGGTTTTAAAAAGCAGCGGGCGGAGTTTGAAGATCTGCTGTATCAGACCATTCGGGCAGCGGGAACGCCTGCAACCGAAGATACGATTACACCCGTCGGCGTTGAGATGGGGCACGGTGCAAAGCTCGCCGCAACGCAGCGGAATTTTGAACAAGGGTCGCTGCAGAACACAGGTGTTTCTACCGATGTGGCTATCGCAGGAGAGGGCTTTTTCCGTGTGCTGCAATATGACGGCACCTATGCATATACACGGGACGGTTCCTTTAAAATCGATGCCGACCGGCAGTTGGTAACCTCAAACGGACTCCGCTGTTTGCCGGAAATTATTTTCCCGGAAAACTATCTTCCGCACACAATCGCAATCAGCCAAGACGGCCGGGTATCGGTGCGGGTAGGGGAGCAGGATGATCCGGTAGAAGTAGGTCAGATTGAGCTGTACCGCTTCCAGAATCCGGTCGGGCTTTCCGCTCAAGGAAGCAATCTGTTCCGGCAAACTCCGGCATCGGGTCAGGCCATCGCAGGGCGACCCGGCTTTAATGGCTTCGGCAAAACCGAGCATAAATTTTTGGAAATGTCGAACGTCTCTACCGTCAGCGAAATGGTCAACATGATTGTCGCACAGCGTGCTTATGAATTTAACTCAAAAGCCATCCAAACCAGCGATAATATGCTCGGCACCGCAGTCGGCTTAAAGCGGTAG
- the flgF gene encoding flagellar basal-body rod protein FlgF, which translates to MIRGWYTAASGMNAQQKQLDVIAQNLANADTTSYKRDVATHKNFPELLIRRLNDDGVVKNPFGSSDIAPIIGKLGLGVELNEIFTEFEQGSLKQTNAASDLALEGKGFFCVETPYGERYTRNGNFTVGVEGYLMTKEGYPVLGENGRIFLQDKEYKVNQNGEVHARPMTEPDSDATLTDRLKIVTFENDRYLKKHGSSFYLDTPVSGPAIAAEGGDRPVVVQGFVEASNIKVVNEMVRMIEVNRAYEANQKTIQSEDTMMSKLWNEVAKVK; encoded by the coding sequence ATGATTAGAGGTTGGTACACTGCGGCAAGCGGTATGAACGCTCAGCAAAAACAGTTGGACGTTATCGCTCAGAATTTAGCAAATGCCGATACGACAAGCTATAAACGGGACGTTGCGACCCATAAAAATTTTCCCGAATTACTGATACGGCGCTTAAATGATGACGGCGTTGTTAAAAATCCTTTCGGTTCCTCAGACATTGCGCCCATTATCGGAAAGCTCGGCCTTGGGGTGGAGCTGAATGAAATCTTTACCGAGTTTGAGCAGGGTTCCTTAAAGCAGACTAATGCCGCCTCCGATCTCGCGCTTGAAGGCAAAGGCTTTTTCTGCGTGGAAACCCCGTATGGCGAACGGTATACCCGCAACGGGAACTTTACTGTCGGCGTTGAAGGCTATTTGATGACCAAAGAAGGCTATCCCGTCCTTGGGGAAAACGGCCGCATCTTTTTACAGGATAAAGAATACAAAGTGAATCAAAATGGGGAGGTTCATGCGCGGCCGATGACCGAACCTGATTCGGATGCGACGCTTACCGACCGGCTTAAAATCGTTACCTTTGAAAATGATCGGTATCTGAAAAAGCACGGTTCCAGTTTTTATCTTGACACACCCGTGTCGGGGCCTGCTATTGCTGCGGAGGGCGGCGACCGTCCCGTTGTGGTGCAGGGCTTTGTCGAAGCTTCAAATATTAAGGTAGTCAACGAGATGGTACGCATGATCGAAGTTAACCGTGCGTATGAAGCAAATCAAAAGACAATTCAATCCGAAGATACGATGATGAGTAAACTTTGGAACGAGGTTGCGAAAGTAAAATAG
- a CDS encoding DUF969 domain-containing protein, which translates to MNYFVLIGIAIIIVGFILKLDVVAVVLISGLVTGLIAKMGLVEVLNAIGTGFVNNRYMSLFFISFPVIAIMERYGLKLRAAECIKKIKGASAGMVIWLYIVIRTIASAFSIRLGGHVQFIRPLILPMAEGAARKSIKLTDEDIEKIKGLAGASENYGNFFGQNIFPVASGVLLITGTLKEQGLDISNIDVAKYSILAGVAMVLISLVQCWLFEKHLRKGEKCDV; encoded by the coding sequence ATGAACTATTTTGTTCTCATCGGCATTGCGATTATCATCGTCGGTTTTATTTTAAAACTTGACGTTGTCGCAGTCGTATTAATTTCCGGTCTCGTTACCGGATTAATTGCAAAAATGGGACTGGTTGAAGTGCTCAATGCAATTGGAACGGGATTTGTCAATAACCGTTATATGAGCTTATTTTTTATTTCGTTCCCTGTTATCGCCATTATGGAACGCTACGGTTTAAAATTGCGTGCGGCGGAATGTATCAAAAAGATTAAGGGTGCAAGCGCCGGTATGGTTATTTGGCTCTACATTGTAATCAGAACGATCGCCTCCGCTTTTTCGATTCGATTGGGCGGTCATGTTCAGTTTATCCGTCCGCTTATTTTGCCGATGGCTGAGGGAGCCGCACGGAAGAGTATCAAACTGACTGACGAAGATATTGAAAAAATCAAAGGGCTTGCCGGCGCTTCCGAAAATTATGGAAACTTCTTCGGGCAAAACATATTTCCCGTTGCATCCGGTGTTCTGTTGATTACCGGCACCTTGAAGGAACAGGGGCTTGATATCAGCAATATCGATGTCGCAAAGTATTCCATTTTAGCGGGTGTTGCGATGGTGCTCATCTCGCTTGTCCAGTGTTGGCTGTTCGAAAAGCACTTAAGAAAAGGGGAGAAATGCGATGTTTAG
- a CDS encoding DNA repair helicase XPB has protein sequence MSASLKPLIIQGDRSILLDVHAPEATDARFALIPFAELEKSPEHLHTYRLTGLSLWNAASAGFTTEKIMETLRRFSRFDIPPAVLGWVEETFSRYGKIKLTECEDDSFLYLTAESDRIYQELKASPKLAKYLVAAEKPRSFLIALLNRGTVKQALLKMGWPVRDEVPLKDGAPLAVDLRTQTKKEKDFIIRDYQREAAEAFTGDKGPGTGFGTIVLPCGAGKTIVGMLVMSMLNTDTLILTTNTAAVHQWKRELIDKTGLEPDSIGIYSSDTKEIKPVTVATYQILTWRPDTESEFPHFKLFRERNWGLIIYDEVHLLPAPVFRITAELQVIRRLGLTATLIREDGCEGDVFSLVGPKRYDVPWKELEEKGWIAHAYCTEIRIPLPVSKEIEYAAAPLREKHRIASENEAKNEIVRQLLARHTDDQILIIGQYITQLKKIAEAVHAPLITGKTPNTEREVLYDSFRAGDISVLVVSKVANFAIDLPDASVAIQISGTFGSRQEEAQRLGRILRPKERDSFFYTLVTRHSVEEECADHRQKFLAEQGYAYSLITDADFASGACIR, from the coding sequence ATGTCCGCTTCATTAAAACCGCTTATCATTCAAGGCGACCGCTCTATATTGCTCGACGTTCATGCGCCGGAAGCAACGGATGCGCGCTTTGCACTTATCCCCTTTGCAGAACTTGAAAAATCTCCCGAACATTTGCATACCTACCGCTTGACCGGCTTGTCGTTATGGAACGCCGCAAGCGCAGGCTTTACCACTGAAAAAATTATGGAAACGCTCCGGCGGTTTTCTCGTTTTGATATTCCCCCTGCCGTACTCGGTTGGGTGGAAGAAACATTCAGCAGGTATGGCAAGATCAAACTGACCGAGTGTGAAGATGATTCGTTTTTGTATTTAACGGCCGAAAGCGATCGGATATATCAAGAATTAAAAGCTTCGCCGAAGCTTGCAAAGTATCTGGTTGCGGCGGAAAAACCGCGTTCGTTTTTAATTGCGCTTTTGAACCGCGGTACGGTAAAACAGGCGCTGCTGAAAATGGGCTGGCCGGTGCGCGATGAGGTACCGTTGAAAGACGGTGCGCCGCTTGCGGTTGATTTACGTACGCAGACAAAAAAAGAAAAGGATTTTATCATCCGCGACTATCAGCGGGAAGCGGCGGAAGCATTTACCGGCGATAAGGGGCCGGGAACAGGCTTCGGTACGATTGTGCTGCCGTGCGGTGCAGGTAAGACGATTGTCGGTATGCTGGTTATGTCGATGCTGAACACTGATACGCTGATTCTAACTACCAACACCGCCGCGGTGCATCAGTGGAAGCGCGAGTTAATCGATAAAACCGGACTGGAACCCGACAGCATCGGTATTTATTCAAGTGACACCAAAGAGATTAAGCCGGTTACCGTAGCAACCTATCAAATTTTAACATGGCGGCCGGACACCGAATCGGAGTTTCCGCATTTTAAACTATTTCGCGAACGGAACTGGGGCTTGATTATCTATGACGAGGTGCATCTGCTTCCGGCTCCGGTGTTCCGCATTACCGCGGAGCTGCAAGTAATCAGACGGCTCGGCTTAACGGCAACGCTGATCAGGGAGGACGGCTGCGAAGGGGATGTATTCAGTCTTGTCGGTCCGAAGCGCTATGATGTGCCGTGGAAGGAGCTTGAAGAAAAGGGCTGGATTGCCCATGCCTATTGTACGGAAATACGCATCCCCTTGCCGGTCTCTAAAGAGATTGAGTATGCCGCCGCCCCCTTGCGCGAAAAGCACCGAATTGCGAGCGAGAACGAAGCAAAAAACGAAATTGTCCGGCAGCTGCTTGCACGGCACACGGATGATCAGATTTTGATTATCGGGCAATACATTACACAGCTGAAAAAAATAGCCGAAGCGGTGCATGCGCCGCTCATTACCGGAAAAACGCCGAATACCGAACGGGAAGTGTTGTACGACTCATTCAGAGCGGGCGATATTTCCGTACTGGTGGTTTCCAAAGTAGCGAATTTCGCAATCGATTTGCCGGACGCTTCCGTGGCAATCCAAATTTCCGGCACCTTCGGCAGCCGGCAGGAGGAAGCCCAGCGTCTCGGGCGTATTCTCCGTCCTAAAGAGCGGGATTCATTTTTTTACACGCTGGTAACCCGCCATTCCGTCGAAGAAGAATGCGCCGATCATCGCCAAAAGTTCCTTGCGGAACAGGGCTATGCCTACTCGCTCATCACCGATGCGGATTTCGCCTCCGGTGCATGCATACGATAG
- a CDS encoding RsmE family RNA methyltransferase has translation MNIILLRQEELSDRNFSFAKTDDRFLHIKKVLKLGVGSVFKAGIIDGKKGTAEITSFSDELLTARFTVSEQADGGDDVSALPPIRLILGFPRPIQLRRILRDVAGLGIEALYLTGTELGEKSYLKADIAAETEIERLLIDGCSQAGDTHIPKVYRAYSVRHFFDRYEDDIRPDHLRAVLDVPFQIDQYSIEQNRINQGHIGQDRIEQAHSEQGDTLCVPTMYPLPQLQWDGKQTLWLAVGNERGWSLNERLLFAKKQFTAYTMGRRILRTETAVTSAVSVCLANSGAWDTRGVQ, from the coding sequence ATGAATATCATTTTATTACGACAGGAAGAACTTTCAGACAGGAATTTTTCTTTTGCCAAAACTGATGACCGCTTTTTACATATCAAAAAAGTGCTGAAGCTGGGTGTGGGTTCAGTATTCAAGGCGGGGATCATCGACGGCAAAAAAGGAACGGCGGAAATTACTTCCTTTTCCGATGAGTTGTTGACTGCACGGTTTACCGTATCGGAGCAGGCGGATGGAGGAGACGATGTTTCCGCGTTGCCGCCCATCAGACTAATACTCGGGTTTCCGCGTCCCATTCAGCTGCGCCGTATTTTGCGTGATGTTGCAGGGCTTGGGATTGAGGCTCTGTATCTGACCGGTACCGAGCTGGGGGAAAAATCCTATCTAAAGGCGGATATCGCTGCGGAAACGGAGATAGAGCGGCTGCTGATTGACGGATGCAGTCAGGCCGGAGATACTCATATTCCGAAAGTGTATCGAGCTTATAGTGTACGGCATTTTTTCGACCGGTATGAGGATGATATCCGTCCGGATCATCTGCGGGCAGTGCTCGATGTTCCTTTTCAAATTGACCAATATTCTATTGAACAAAATCGCATTAACCAAGGTCATATTGGGCAAGACCGTATTGAACAAGCCCATAGTGAACAAGGCGACACACTCTGCGTCCCTACGATGTATCCGCTGCCTCAGCTGCAGTGGGACGGAAAACAAACGCTTTGGCTTGCCGTCGGGAATGAGCGGGGCTGGAGTCTGAACGAACGGCTGCTGTTTGCAAAAAAGCAGTTCACTGCCTATACTATGGGACGGAGAATTTTGCGCACGGAAACCGCCGTTACTTCCGCTGTTTCAGTGTGTCTTGCAAACTCGGGCGCATGGGATACGAGAGGAGTGCAATGA
- the pcp gene encoding pyroglutamyl-peptidase I: MKILVTGFDPFGGEKINPALETIKRLPDTILGAQIIKLEIPTVVGKSLAKIKEAVEKENPDVVLSIGQAGGRSEITVERIGINIDDCRIPDNEGNQPIDEPVVNGGPAAYFVTVPIKAIVENIKAHKIPASISNTAGTFICNHVCYGVAHLAAQRTAAGKPMKSGFIHIPFLPEQVIGKPALTPSMSLETIVSGITHALEAIVEHGSDIKVSGGKIC, from the coding sequence ATGAAAATTTTAGTTACCGGATTTGATCCCTTCGGCGGAGAAAAAATCAACCCCGCCCTGGAAACAATTAAGCGATTGCCTGATACCATTTTAGGCGCGCAGATTATCAAACTTGAAATTCCGACTGTTGTAGGAAAATCTTTAGCAAAGATAAAAGAAGCGGTCGAGAAAGAAAATCCCGATGTGGTGTTAAGCATCGGGCAGGCAGGCGGCAGATCCGAAATTACCGTAGAAAGAATCGGTATCAACATCGACGATTGCCGCATCCCCGATAACGAAGGGAATCAGCCGATCGATGAACCGGTGGTAAACGGCGGCCCCGCTGCATATTTTGTTACCGTTCCGATAAAGGCTATCGTTGAAAACATAAAAGCGCATAAGATTCCCGCTTCAATTTCCAACACGGCAGGTACTTTTATCTGCAACCATGTCTGTTACGGTGTCGCGCACCTTGCGGCGCAAAGGACGGCGGCGGGGAAACCGATGAAAAGCGGCTTTATCCATATTCCGTTCCTGCCCGAACAGGTAATCGGGAAACCGGCGCTTACCCCCTCGATGAGCTTGGAAACAATTGTCAGTGGCATTACCCACGCGCTTGAAGCCATCGTCGAACACGGTTCCGACATAAAGGTCTCGGGCGGAAAGATATGCTAG
- a CDS encoding DUF979 domain-containing protein, translating to MFSFIHSHSMIIDEIIYGLCGLVSIITAFISLKDKKNPIGTFLFWSILGLLFMFGKVIVLNIPNGGAIIGGLLILLGILTLTKQVKIADIPTAEKEEVEKNSQKVGNKIFIPAVLIGVVAMLLAQVKSFNISLGTNAAGKAIIFGFSTAQVVGAASIIALIFAVLLAKPTLKNTVNDTSKMLMQVGSSSLLPQLLGVLGAIFATAGIGKIIGQFASGIVPQGVPILGVIAYCLGMVIFTMIMGNAFAAFTVITIGVGVPFVIMQGGNPAVVGALGMTCGYCGTLLTPMAANFNIVPAAILETENKYTLIKTQAFMSIALIIVHIILMSIFAF from the coding sequence ATGTTTAGTTTTATCCATTCTCACAGCATGATTATCGACGAAATCATATACGGTCTCTGCGGTCTTGTTTCCATTATCACCGCATTCATCTCATTAAAAGATAAAAAGAATCCGATCGGGACATTCTTGTTCTGGAGTATCTTAGGTTTATTGTTCATGTTCGGCAAAGTCATTGTACTGAACATTCCGAACGGCGGAGCCATTATCGGCGGATTATTAATTCTGCTGGGCATCCTCACTTTAACAAAACAAGTAAAGATTGCAGACATCCCGACTGCCGAAAAAGAAGAAGTAGAAAAAAATTCGCAAAAGGTCGGCAATAAGATTTTTATTCCGGCGGTTTTAATCGGCGTTGTAGCAATGCTATTGGCGCAGGTCAAAAGCTTTAACATTTCGCTTGGAACCAATGCTGCCGGTAAGGCAATCATCTTCGGTTTTTCAACCGCTCAGGTCGTCGGCGCTGCATCGATTATCGCCTTGATTTTCGCGGTGTTGTTGGCAAAACCGACATTGAAAAATACCGTCAACGATACTTCAAAGATGCTGATGCAAGTCGGCTCCTCCAGCTTACTCCCACAATTACTCGGCGTTTTAGGAGCGATATTCGCAACTGCCGGTATCGGTAAAATCATCGGTCAATTTGCAAGCGGTATTGTACCGCAAGGAGTACCCATTCTCGGTGTTATCGCATACTGCCTCGGTATGGTAATCTTTACGATGATTATGGGTAACGCATTTGCCGCCTTCACCGTCATTACCATCGGCGTCGGCGTTCCCTTTGTTATTATGCAAGGCGGAAATCCGGCAGTTGTCGGTGCACTCGGTATGACCTGCGGATACTGCGGCACACTTTTAACGCCAATGGCGGCGAACTTCAACATCGTTCCCGCAGCAATTTTGGAAACCGAAAATAAATACACGCTTATTAAAACGCAAGCTTTTATGTCGATTGCCTTGATCATCGTGCACATCATCTTGATGTCAATCTTCGCCTTTTAG
- a CDS encoding PrsW family glutamic-type intramembrane protease, translated as MSIIGLLITAFLPASAAVCIAIKKHIPVYALAAVFFAAAASLLPVLALQHSVHTFLDAGIAKQSEAVRLLFNSFITAALIEETVKAAVFGLTAAMVLKKRFGITQSMLLGVFFGFVFSGFENISYSLRYSNVQFFRLVTAALLHGTLGCFYASMISTETKRKAAFVFLAAVVLHGLYNFFISLGGGFIIPAAAVLGITCLSAGRFFRFSQS; from the coding sequence ATGAGTATTATCGGGCTGCTGATAACCGCATTTTTACCGGCATCGGCAGCGGTCTGTATTGCAATAAAAAAACACATTCCCGTTTATGCGCTTGCCGCCGTATTCTTTGCAGCGGCAGCGTCACTGCTTCCGGTACTTGCGCTCCAGCATAGTGTGCATACTTTTTTAGATGCCGGTATTGCAAAACAATCGGAAGCGGTGCGGCTCCTGTTTAACAGCTTTATTACGGCAGCCTTGATAGAAGAAACCGTTAAAGCAGCGGTATTCGGTTTAACGGCCGCTATGGTTTTAAAAAAAAGATTCGGGATTACGCAGAGTATGCTGCTTGGCGTATTCTTCGGCTTTGTCTTTAGCGGTTTTGAAAATATCTCGTATAGTTTGCGGTATTCCAACGTGCAGTTTTTCCGGCTTGTTACCGCCGCCCTATTACACGGGACGCTCGGCTGTTTTTATGCATCGATGATATCTACCGAAACAAAGCGGAAAGCTGCCTTCGTCTTTCTCGCAGCGGTTGTTCTTCACGGGCTTTATAACTTTTTTATTTCGCTGGGCGGCGGCTTTATAATTCCTGCCGCAGCAGTGCTTGGAATCACCTGTTTATCTGCGGGAAGATTTTTTAGGTTTTCGCAATCCTGA
- a CDS encoding calcium/sodium antiporter — protein sequence MDALLHDFLMNSSVVISLIVLVASLSTLSKGADWLVDSAVALSLKWGMPKMVIGATIVSLGTTLPEASVSTLAAIKGNAELALGNAIGSIIADTALIIGLAAMLGTVPVDKRLIHRQGTVQFSAALLLTLVSLPFFSPGREGKIYQWMGWIFVVLLACYMYISFRWAKESMEESEQDTAEENQKPLWLLLVWLAVGIAVVVLSSKILIPAVEVSAIKIGIPQSIIAATLVAFGTSVPELVTAITAVRKGHGELAAGNIIGADILNVLFVLGVAAAVTPAGIRVPVDFYYLQFPTMLLVLGIFRFCSTRQRSVITRMQGAFLFIFYAAYIVLNFTLRHITG from the coding sequence ATGGATGCACTCTTACATGATTTCTTAATGAATTCATCGGTTGTGATATCGTTGATTGTGCTTGTCGCAAGTTTGTCTACGCTGAGTAAGGGTGCGGATTGGCTGGTAGACAGTGCAGTTGCCCTTTCGCTTAAATGGGGAATGCCCAAAATGGTGATCGGCGCAACGATTGTCAGTCTCGGCACGACCCTGCCCGAAGCGTCGGTGTCTACATTGGCGGCAATTAAAGGCAATGCGGAGCTTGCGCTTGGAAATGCTATCGGCTCGATTATTGCGGATACTGCCCTCATTATCGGACTTGCCGCCATGCTTGGTACGGTGCCGGTAGATAAACGGCTCATTCATCGGCAGGGTACCGTGCAGTTTTCGGCAGCGCTGCTGTTGACGCTTGTTTCGCTCCCCTTCTTTTCTCCAGGCAGGGAGGGGAAAATCTATCAGTGGATGGGTTGGATATTTGTCGTGCTGCTCGCGTGTTATATGTACATATCGTTCCGCTGGGCAAAAGAATCTATGGAAGAGAGCGAACAGGATACGGCGGAAGAAAATCAAAAGCCGTTGTGGCTGCTGCTTGTGTGGCTGGCTGTCGGAATCGCGGTGGTTGTGCTCTCGTCTAAAATACTGATTCCTGCGGTAGAAGTTTCCGCCATAAAAATCGGTATTCCGCAGAGTATTATCGCGGCGACCTTGGTTGCGTTCGGTACGAGTGTGCCCGAATTGGTAACTGCAATTACCGCCGTTCGGAAAGGACACGGGGAACTCGCGGCGGGCAACATCATCGGAGCGGATATCTTGAACGTTCTCTTTGTATTGGGTGTAGCGGCTGCGGTAACCCCCGCCGGTATCCGTGTGCCGGTAGATTTTTACTATCTGCAATTCCCGACCATGCTGCTGGTGCTCGGCATTTTCCGCTTTTGTTCAACGCGCCAGCGCAGCGTCATAACTCGAATGCAAGGTGCGTTTTTATTTATTTTTTATGCCGCATACATTGTTCTCAATTTTACATTAAGACATATCACGGGTTAA
- a CDS encoding aldehyde dehydrogenase codes for MTRIAIAALVRNTSAFFASNATKSYQFRAEQLRKLGAAVRAYEQRISDALYKDLHKAPMETYLTEIGMVQEEVRFLSKHLKKLMKPKRVRTPLSHFLASSTIYYEPYGTVLIMSPWNYPVNLTLTPLAGAIAAGNCAVIKPSNYTPETSKVIADLIAETFDPGFVTVVTGGREENAGLLDQKFDYIFFTGGTVVGKLVMEAAARNLTPVTLELGGKSPCIIDKTADIKAAARRILFGKILNGGQTCVAPDYVLIDAAVKEAFIEQCKAVLHEFLPTDAYASCNMTRIVNDKHFERLSHLMEGETAVIGGEKDVHGRFIPLTVLDNISFESPVMQEEIFGPILPLIPFTDLQWAVDQIRARPKPLALYLFTKDAAVERKILSEVSFGGGCINDTIVHLATPYMPFGGVGTSGMGNYHGKQSFYTFSHEKSVMKKSLLVDLPMRYHPYSEKNFNLVKKFM; via the coding sequence ATGACAAGAATAGCCATAGCCGCGCTGGTGCGGAATACTTCGGCCTTTTTTGCATCAAATGCGACAAAATCATACCAATTCCGTGCCGAACAGCTTCGTAAGCTGGGAGCCGCTGTTCGCGCGTATGAGCAGCGGATAAGCGATGCACTCTATAAGGATTTACACAAGGCGCCGATGGAAACTTACCTTACGGAAATCGGTATGGTGCAGGAAGAAGTCCGCTTTCTATCGAAACACTTGAAAAAATTGATGAAGCCGAAACGGGTACGCACGCCGCTCAGTCATTTTTTAGCATCGAGTACGATTTATTACGAACCGTACGGTACTGTATTGATTATGTCGCCGTGGAATTATCCGGTCAATTTAACGCTGACGCCGCTTGCCGGTGCGATTGCCGCAGGAAACTGCGCGGTGATAAAGCCGTCGAATTACACTCCCGAAACCTCAAAAGTAATCGCCGATTTGATTGCGGAAACCTTTGATCCGGGCTTTGTTACGGTTGTAACCGGCGGACGAGAAGAGAACGCCGGGCTTTTGGATCAAAAGTTCGATTACATTTTCTTTACCGGCGGTACGGTAGTCGGTAAGCTTGTTATGGAGGCCGCCGCACGGAACCTGACGCCGGTAACGCTCGAACTCGGCGGCAAGTCTCCCTGTATCATCGATAAAACCGCCGATATAAAAGCAGCGGCGCGGCGTATCCTTTTCGGTAAGATACTGAACGGCGGACAAACCTGCGTCGCTCCCGACTATGTGCTGATTGACGCAGCGGTAAAAGAAGCGTTTATCGAACAGTGCAAGGCTGTCCTTCATGAATTTTTACCGACGGATGCGTATGCCTCATGCAATATGACGAGGATTGTCAACGACAAACATTTTGAGCGCCTTTCCCATTTAATGGAAGGAGAAACGGCTGTTATCGGCGGGGAAAAGGATGTGCACGGGCGTTTTATACCGCTGACGGTATTGGATAATATCAGTTTTGAATCGCCGGTTATGCAGGAAGAAATTTTCGGCCCCATCTTGCCGCTCATCCCGTTTACCGATTTGCAGTGGGCTGTCGATCAAATCCGTGCCCGCCCGAAGCCGCTTGCCCTCTATCTCTTTACTAAAGATGCCGCCGTAGAGCGGAAGATTTTGTCGGAAGTATCGTTCGGCGGCGGGTGCATCAACGACACAATCGTGCATCTTGCAACGCCGTACATGCCCTTCGGCGGGGTCGGGACAAGCGGTATGGGAAATTACCACGGAAAACAAAGCTTTTACACATTCAGCCACGAAAAGAGCGTAATGAAAAAATCCTTGCTGGTAGACTTACCGATGCGCTATCATCCCTACAGCGAGAAAAATTTCAACCTCGTTAAAAAGTTTATGTAG
- a CDS encoding BrnT family toxin, whose translation MTKMYIPLSMDDGLFEWDNEKNTINRQKHGIGFEEALLVFDDPFHIELYDAAHSDKEDRFLAIGTVLNVLVVLVVYTERNQRIRIISARPATKKEKGLYYDAVNDTFGS comes from the coding sequence ATGACTAAAATGTATATACCATTAAGTATGGATGATGGGTTGTTTGAATGGGATAATGAAAAAAATACCATCAATAGGCAAAAACATGGAATAGGTTTTGAAGAGGCTCTTTTGGTTTTTGATGATCCTTTTCATATAGAGTTATATGATGCCGCTCATTCCGATAAAGAGGATAGATTTTTAGCTATCGGCACGGTTTTAAATGTTCTTGTTGTGTTGGTTGTTTATACGGAAAGAAATCAAAGGATAAGAATTATATCGGCACGTCCTGCAACAAAAAAAGAAAAGGGGTTATATTATGATGCAGTCAATGACACTTTCGGAAGCTAA